TCAGACTTGCTATATCTGAAGCCAGGACACAGATGTTTCTGCTTCATGATTTGTCTAATGCAACAACACCAAAGGGGCTCACTGTGGTGGCAGCCATGTTAGGACGACAGGGCTCCTGACAATGTGGACGCCGTCGCTCCAGGACAGGGCTCCGAACTCCGGTGCCTTCTGGGCGGCCTTGGTTGTCACTGTAACCTTATAGCTAAGCTTCTGGTTTGTGCTTACGAAGTGCAGGGTGTTCGGTTCGACGATGACATCGGCGCCCTTGAACTTGGTGACCTTGACATGGTACGTCGAAGATGGAGGACCAACGTTCGTGACAGTGCGGCGCACCGTCAGCGCCTTGGATGGCTGGTCGGCGAAGACGACTGAGATGGCCGGATAGTTGAGGTCGCTGGCGGAACTGAAGGTGTGCCTGCATGTCATGTTGGAGTTCTTGGTGAAGGTCCTGAGCTGCATCGGCGTCATGTGCTGCGTGCAGAGGAACTCCAGGTAGTCGGCCTGGCCAATGTCGTAGACCAGGCCAGGGGTGAGAGCTCGCACCGGGTGTATGTGCCCCGCTCCGTGCTCGAACGGCGTCGACGCCTTGCCGGTCGCCGCGTCCTTCATCGGCCGGTACGTGTTGTCGTGCACGTACGCGGTGGTCATCAGCGCGGACTTGATCTGTGCTGGGCTCCAGTCCGGGTGGCTCGCCTTGATCagcgcggccacgccggcgacgTGCGGGCACGACATGGACGTCCCCGACAGGATGTTGAACCCGACGCGACGGCTGTCGCTGGACAAGCTCGACGGGCTGGCGTCGCCGCTCCATGCGGCCAAGATGTTCACGCCGGGCGCGACGACGTCCGGCTTGAGGATCTCCAGAGTCAGGATGTTTGGTCCCCGGGACGAGAAcgcggcgaccaccggcgacggcCGGATGCCGAGTTTGGTTCCGCCGAAGCTGAGCGTCGCGGTCGGTTTTGGGGCGCTCTTGCTGTAGCTCTTGGCGGCAATGCCTTCCGCCTCGCCGACTGCCACGGCCGGCAGCAGGTGGCTGTCGGCGACCAGCTCCTCGCCGTTTGCCGCGGTGTTGGCAAGTATCATGCCGATGCCGCCGGCTTCCTTGACAACCTGACCCTTCTGCACCCGAGGACTGATGCCGCGGTCACAGATCACTATCTTCCCGGAGACGTCGTGCGGCTGCAGCGTCCCCTCGAGGCACAGAGAACGGGGGTCCGGCATGCTGGAATTGCCGCCCAAGTAGACCACCGGATACTGCTCCTGCGGCGACAGATTTCGCAGGCCTTTGT
This window of the Oryza sativa Japonica Group chromosome 4, ASM3414082v1 genome carries:
- the LOC4336727 gene encoding subtilisin-like protease SBT1.3; the encoded protein is MDFCKARWKVPALCLVTVLLQASLSACAPTPKTYIVQMAASEMPSSFDFYHEWYASTVKSVSSSQLEDEEDDASTRIIYNYETAFHGFAAQLDEEEAELMAEADGVLAVIPETVLQLHTTRSPDFLGIGPEVSNRIWSDSLADHDVVVGVLDTGIWPESPSFSDKGLGPVPAKWKGLCQTGRGFTTANCNRKIVGARIFYNGYEASSGPINETTELKSPRDQDGHGTHTAATAAGSPVQDANLYGYAGGVARGMAPRARVAAYKVCWAGGCFSSDILAAVDRAVSDGVDVLSISLGGGASRYYLDSLSIASFGAMQMGVFVACSAGNAGPDPISLTNLSPWITTVGASTMDRDFPATVTLGNGANITGVSLYKGLRNLSPQEQYPVVYLGGNSSMPDPRSLCLEGTLQPHDVSGKIVICDRGISPRVQKGQVVKEAGGIGMILANTAANGEELVADSHLLPAVAVGEAEGIAAKSYSKSAPKPTATLSFGGTKLGIRPSPVVAAFSSRGPNILTLEILKPDVVAPGVNILAAWSGDASPSSLSSDSRRVGFNILSGTSMSCPHVAGVAALIKASHPDWSPAQIKSALMTTAYVHDNTYRPMKDAATGKASTPFEHGAGHIHPVRALTPGLVYDIGQADYLEFLCTQHMTPMQLRTFTKNSNMTCRHTFSSASDLNYPAISVVFADQPSKALTVRRTVTNVGPPSSTYHVKVTKFKGADVIVEPNTLHFVSTNQKLSYKVTVTTKAAQKAPEFGALSWSDGVHIVRSPVVLTWLPPQ